A stretch of the Streptosporangium sp. NBC_01755 genome encodes the following:
- a CDS encoding ABC transporter ATP-binding protein, with protein sequence MSAPSSFLELRDLRIHFPTDDGLVKSVDGLSFQLERGKTLGIVGESGSGKSVTSLGILGLHKGGRAKISGEIWLDGEELVTASADHVRTLRGKKMAMIFQDPLSAMHPFYTVGAQIMEAYRIHNQVSKKVARKHAIDMLGRVGIPQPEKRVDSYPHEFSGGMRQRAMIAMALSCDPELLIADEPTTALDVTVQAQILDLMRDLQRDFNAALIVITHDLGVVAELSDDILVMYGGKGIEYGTAEDIFERPEHPYTWGLLGSMPRLDRERTERLLPIKGTPPSLINVPTGCAFHPRCAYADRTGGKSSTEVPELFESDGGHLVRCHLSREVRRDIWESEIKVNLESS encoded by the coding sequence ATGAGCGCTCCGTCGAGCTTTCTCGAACTGAGGGACCTGCGGATCCACTTTCCGACGGACGACGGCCTGGTCAAGTCCGTCGACGGGCTCTCCTTCCAACTGGAGCGCGGTAAGACGCTCGGCATCGTGGGCGAGTCCGGATCCGGCAAGAGCGTCACCTCGCTGGGCATCCTCGGTCTGCACAAGGGCGGCCGCGCGAAGATCTCCGGTGAGATCTGGCTGGACGGCGAGGAACTCGTCACCGCCTCCGCCGACCATGTCCGGACGTTGCGCGGCAAGAAGATGGCGATGATCTTTCAGGATCCGCTCTCGGCGATGCACCCCTTCTACACGGTGGGCGCGCAGATCATGGAGGCGTACCGGATCCACAACCAGGTCAGCAAGAAGGTCGCGCGCAAGCACGCCATCGACATGCTGGGCCGGGTGGGCATCCCGCAGCCGGAAAAGCGCGTCGACAGCTATCCGCATGAGTTCTCCGGCGGTATGCGCCAGCGTGCGATGATCGCCATGGCGCTCTCCTGTGACCCGGAACTGCTGATCGCGGACGAGCCGACCACGGCTCTCGACGTGACGGTCCAGGCACAGATCCTGGACCTGATGCGCGACCTGCAGCGTGACTTCAACGCCGCGTTGATCGTCATCACCCACGACCTGGGTGTCGTCGCGGAGCTGTCGGACGACATCCTGGTGATGTACGGCGGAAAGGGCATCGAGTACGGCACGGCGGAGGACATCTTCGAGCGGCCCGAACATCCCTACACGTGGGGCCTGCTGGGATCGATGCCACGCCTGGACCGGGAGCGGACCGAACGGCTGCTGCCGATCAAGGGCACTCCTCCCTCGCTGATCAACGTGCCCACCGGATGTGCCTTCCACCCGCGCTGCGCCTATGCCGACCGCACCGGAGGGAAGTCGAGCACCGAGGTGCCCGAGCTGTTCGAGAGCGACGGCGGCCATCTGGTCCGGTGCCACCTGTCCCGCGAGGTCAGGCGGGACATCTGGGAGAGCGAGATCAAAGTGAACCTGGAGTCCTCGTGA
- a CDS encoding ABC transporter ATP-binding protein → MTEPILSVQGLEKHFPVTKGLFKRQVGAVKAVDGISFDVLKGETLGLVGESGCGKTTTGRMITRLIEPTGGKVVFEGHDITHMSQSRIRPLRRDMQIIFQDPYSSLNPRHTVGAIVGAPFRIQGIKTEQGIKKEVQDILALVGLNPEHYNRYPHEFSGGQRQRIGIARTLALKPKLIVADEPVSALDVSIQAQVVNLLEDLQNELDLTYVVIAHDLSVVRHISDRVAVMYLGKIVELADRKNLYESPMHPYTTALMSAVPVPDVKRREGRERIRLQGDVPSPLNPPPACRFHTRCWKAQEICKTVEPPLAELAAGHRVACHFPENAPKEQPPLQTVPG, encoded by the coding sequence GTGACCGAGCCAATTCTGTCAGTGCAAGGGCTGGAGAAGCACTTCCCCGTCACCAAGGGCCTGTTCAAACGCCAGGTCGGTGCGGTCAAGGCGGTCGACGGGATCAGCTTCGACGTCCTCAAGGGGGAGACCCTCGGTCTGGTGGGCGAGTCCGGCTGTGGCAAGACCACGACGGGTCGCATGATCACCAGGCTCATCGAGCCGACCGGCGGGAAGGTCGTCTTCGAGGGCCACGACATCACTCACATGTCACAGTCCAGGATTCGGCCACTCCGGCGCGACATGCAGATCATCTTCCAGGACCCCTACTCCTCGCTCAACCCCCGCCACACGGTCGGCGCCATCGTCGGTGCGCCGTTCCGTATCCAGGGGATCAAGACCGAACAGGGGATCAAGAAGGAAGTCCAGGACATCCTCGCCCTGGTCGGTCTCAACCCCGAGCACTACAACCGTTACCCGCACGAGTTCTCCGGGGGCCAGCGCCAGCGCATCGGCATCGCCCGCACGCTCGCGCTCAAGCCCAAGCTCATCGTCGCCGACGAGCCGGTGTCCGCGCTGGACGTGTCGATCCAGGCCCAGGTCGTCAACCTGCTGGAGGACCTGCAGAACGAGCTCGACCTGACCTATGTGGTCATCGCGCACGACCTGTCGGTGGTCCGGCACATCAGCGACCGGGTCGCGGTCATGTACCTCGGCAAGATCGTCGAGCTGGCGGACCGTAAGAACCTGTACGAGTCGCCCATGCACCCCTACACCACCGCGCTGATGTCCGCGGTCCCGGTCCCGGACGTCAAGCGGCGAGAGGGGCGCGAGCGCATCCGCCTCCAGGGCGACGTGCCCAGCCCGCTCAACCCCCCGCCCGCCTGCCGTTTCCACACCCGGTGCTGGAAGGCCCAGGAGATCTGCAAGACCGTGGAACCACCGCTGGCAGAGCTGGCAGCGGGCCACCGGGTGGCCTGTCACTTCCCGGAGAACGCCCCCAAGGAGCAGCCGCCCCTGCAGACCGTCCCCGGCTGA
- a CDS encoding response regulator transcription factor, giving the protein MTIRVLLVDDQPLLRTGFRLILEAEPDLTVVGEAGDGKAAQDQSRALLPDVVLMDIRMPGVDGIEATRRIVREAAGGAHVPRVLVLTTFDLDEYIVEALRAGASGFLLKDVPPEELVQAIRVVAAGDAIVAPSITRRLLDKFGAHLPTHRESTPARLERLTERELEVLKLIAKGMSNAEIAAELVVSETTVKTHVGNVLTKLSLRDRVQAVVLAYETGLITPGALP; this is encoded by the coding sequence ATGACGATCAGAGTGCTGCTGGTGGACGACCAGCCACTCCTGCGCACCGGTTTCCGCCTGATCCTCGAGGCCGAACCCGATCTCACCGTGGTCGGTGAGGCGGGGGACGGCAAGGCCGCACAGGACCAGTCGCGGGCTCTGCTGCCCGACGTGGTGCTGATGGACATCCGGATGCCGGGCGTGGACGGCATCGAGGCGACCCGTCGAATCGTACGGGAGGCCGCCGGAGGCGCGCATGTGCCCCGGGTGCTGGTGCTGACCACCTTCGACCTGGACGAGTACATCGTGGAGGCGCTGCGTGCCGGAGCCAGCGGCTTCCTGCTGAAGGACGTCCCGCCGGAGGAACTGGTGCAGGCCATCCGGGTGGTGGCGGCCGGCGACGCCATCGTCGCGCCGAGCATCACCAGGCGGCTGCTGGACAAGTTCGGCGCACATCTGCCGACCCACCGGGAGTCCACCCCCGCTCGCCTGGAGCGGCTGACCGAGCGTGAGCTGGAGGTGCTCAAGCTGATCGCCAAGGGCATGTCCAACGCGGAGATCGCCGCCGAGCTGGTGGTGAGCGAGACGACGGTCAAGACCCACGTCGGCAACGTGCTCACCAAGCTGAGCCTGCGCGACCGCGTCCAGGCCGTCGTCCTCGCGTACGAGACCGGCCTGATCACCCCCGGCGCGCTTCCCTGA
- a CDS encoding sensor histidine kinase, protein MRNTIGGLRAWFHRHPLIPDLLLGATLAAAAVPFAHVAQVFGDPARLGEPDAMSLGLIVTGCLSVALRRHWPFLLLCLVCLTEITLAAAGRSSSLLWLAALVLVYTIAVRRGLALSLCAPALALAGHFLATAVGGGLGGLGGWSTHLLMVVFAVSLWIAGRNVRLRRAYQAELHDRARRMERIREADTRAARAEERSRIARELHDVVAHHVSVMTVQAAAARRVLAGNPEGAREALSAIEELGRTAMSEMRSLVGVLRTDAMPAERNPQPGMREIPALVDQMREAGLRTQLWIEDERGTAGAAALPPGVDLAAYRLVQEALTNSLRHAGPQARAWVTVRHESGELAVKVTDDGLGQGAGEAGEGETGHGLVGIRERVALYGGLLRIGPRPEGGFEVDARFPLKDT, encoded by the coding sequence GTGCGCAACACCATCGGCGGCCTGCGGGCGTGGTTTCACCGGCATCCGCTGATCCCTGATCTGCTCCTCGGGGCGACGCTGGCGGCCGCCGCGGTTCCCTTCGCTCACGTCGCCCAGGTTTTCGGCGACCCGGCCCGTCTTGGCGAGCCGGACGCGATGAGCCTCGGCCTGATCGTGACCGGCTGCCTGTCGGTGGCGCTGCGCCGCCACTGGCCTTTCCTGCTGCTCTGTCTGGTCTGCCTGACCGAGATCACGCTGGCCGCGGCGGGGCGGAGTTCCTCCCTGCTCTGGCTCGCCGCCCTGGTACTGGTTTACACGATCGCCGTCCGGCGCGGCCTGGCACTCAGCCTGTGCGCGCCGGCGCTGGCCCTGGCCGGTCACTTCCTGGCGACCGCGGTCGGCGGCGGGCTCGGCGGGCTCGGCGGGTGGAGCACCCACCTGCTGATGGTCGTCTTCGCCGTCTCCCTGTGGATCGCCGGCCGGAACGTACGGCTACGCCGGGCCTACCAGGCGGAGCTGCACGACCGGGCACGGCGCATGGAGCGCATCCGGGAGGCCGACACCCGGGCGGCCAGGGCCGAGGAACGCTCCCGCATCGCCCGTGAGCTGCACGACGTGGTGGCCCACCACGTGAGCGTGATGACCGTCCAGGCCGCCGCGGCACGCCGGGTGCTGGCCGGCAACCCCGAGGGAGCGCGGGAGGCCTTGTCGGCGATCGAGGAGCTGGGCCGGACCGCGATGTCGGAGATGCGCAGCCTCGTGGGCGTGCTCAGGACCGACGCGATGCCCGCCGAGCGCAATCCGCAGCCGGGGATGCGTGAGATTCCCGCCCTGGTGGACCAGATGCGAGAGGCGGGGCTGCGGACACAGCTGTGGATCGAGGACGAGCGCGGGACGGCGGGGGCGGCGGCGCTGCCTCCCGGGGTCGATCTGGCCGCGTACCGGCTGGTGCAGGAGGCCCTCACCAACAGCCTGCGGCACGCGGGGCCGCAGGCACGGGCCTGGGTGACGGTGCGGCACGAGTCTGGCGAGCTGGCCGTGAAGGTCACCGACGACGGCCTCGGCCAGGGAGCGGGCGAAGCGGGCGAAGGGGAGACCGGTCACGGACTGGTGGGCATCCGCGAACGCGTTGCCCTCTATGGTGGACTTCTGAGGATCGGCCCACGTCCCGAGGGCGGATTCGAGGTCGATGCCCGGTTCCCCCTCAAGGACACATGA
- a CDS encoding RecB family exonuclease, with product MSLTEPTIIGALSPSRAGDFMTCPLLYRFRVIDRLPEPPSPAAVRGTMVHSVLERLYDLPAPDRTVAAAQDLLEPQWRRLQQEDPSYADMFTGDDDRAEWLGQARVMLERYFTLEDPTCLEPAERELYVEAVLGSGLMLRGYIDRLDVAPSGEVRVVDYKTGSAPGPAFEAKALFQMRFYALVLWRLRGVVPRLLQLMYLGGGGEVLRYTPDEADLLATERKVQALWQAIERALETGEWRARPSRLCGWCSYKDLCPEFGGTPPPVPERQPGDTIRSSRVVGDAARSVANNTRRNQHSPPWG from the coding sequence ATGTCGCTGACCGAGCCCACGATCATCGGAGCCCTGTCGCCGTCGCGAGCGGGTGACTTCATGACGTGCCCGCTTCTCTACCGCTTCCGGGTGATCGACAGGCTCCCCGAGCCGCCGTCGCCGGCCGCGGTGCGCGGCACGATGGTCCACTCCGTGCTGGAACGGCTGTACGACCTGCCCGCCCCCGATCGCACGGTCGCCGCGGCCCAGGACCTGCTGGAGCCGCAGTGGCGCAGGCTACAGCAGGAGGATCCCTCGTACGCCGACATGTTCACCGGCGACGACGACCGCGCCGAGTGGCTGGGCCAGGCCCGCGTCATGCTGGAACGCTATTTCACCCTTGAGGACCCCACCTGCCTGGAGCCCGCCGAGCGGGAACTCTACGTGGAGGCGGTGCTCGGCAGCGGCCTGATGTTGCGGGGCTACATCGACAGGCTGGACGTGGCGCCCAGCGGCGAGGTCCGCGTCGTCGACTACAAGACCGGCAGCGCCCCGGGGCCCGCCTTCGAGGCCAAGGCGCTGTTCCAGATGAGGTTCTACGCGCTGGTGCTGTGGCGGCTGCGCGGCGTGGTGCCCCGCCTGCTCCAGCTGATGTACCTGGGGGGTGGTGGCGAGGTCCTGCGTTACACCCCCGACGAGGCCGACCTGCTGGCCACCGAGAGGAAGGTCCAGGCCCTGTGGCAGGCCATCGAGCGGGCACTGGAGACGGGCGAGTGGCGTGCCAGGCCCAGCAGGCTGTGCGGCTGGTGCAGCTACAAGGACCTGTGCCCGGAGTTCGGCGGCACTCCCCCACCGGTCCCCGAACGGCAGCCGGGCGACACCATCCGCAGCAGTCGTGTTGTTGGCGACGCTGCGCGCAGCGTCGCCAACAACACGCGTCGCAATCAACACAGTCCTCCCTGGGGATGA
- a CDS encoding site-2 protease family protein produces the protein MGRPFGIPVYVSPTWLIVAAFITYSFQSVVAYWLPDLSIPITYVVAFVFAVLLYVSVLLHELAHCVVARMYGLPVRRITLYLLGGVSEIEREPETPGREFMVAFAGPLLSLGLAGLGFAASRVIDPGTIPGILVFQLWVANLIVGIFNLLPGLPLDGGRMLRAGVWKVTRKPGTGTIAAAWAGRVLAVALVAIPIGLALAAGQAPDLTLAWSVLLAAFIWFGATQALRGARVRARIPKVNARALARRAIAVTGDVPLAEALRRAAEAQAGAMVVVDHEGHPTGIVNEVAVEATPESRRPWVTTGSLSRSLEPSLVLAADLEGEPLIDAMRESPAGEYLLVERGGEIFGVLATSDVNRVFSGV, from the coding sequence ATGGGCCGGCCGTTCGGCATCCCGGTCTACGTCTCGCCGACCTGGCTCATCGTGGCGGCGTTCATCACCTACTCGTTCCAGAGTGTGGTGGCCTACTGGCTGCCCGACCTGAGCATCCCGATCACGTACGTCGTCGCGTTCGTCTTCGCGGTGCTGCTGTACGTCTCGGTGCTCCTGCACGAGCTGGCGCACTGCGTGGTCGCCAGGATGTACGGCCTGCCGGTCCGGCGCATCACGCTCTACCTGCTCGGCGGCGTCTCGGAGATCGAACGCGAGCCGGAGACCCCCGGCAGAGAGTTCATGGTGGCCTTCGCCGGGCCCCTGCTCTCGCTCGGCCTGGCCGGGCTCGGTTTTGCCGCCTCCCGGGTCATCGACCCCGGCACGATCCCCGGGATCCTGGTCTTCCAGCTCTGGGTCGCCAACCTGATCGTGGGCATCTTCAACCTGCTGCCGGGCTTGCCGCTCGACGGGGGGCGGATGCTCCGCGCCGGCGTCTGGAAGGTCACCCGCAAGCCCGGTACGGGCACGATCGCCGCGGCCTGGGCGGGGCGGGTGCTGGCCGTGGCCCTGGTCGCGATCCCCATCGGGCTGGCGCTGGCGGCCGGGCAGGCACCGGACCTGACGCTCGCCTGGTCGGTGCTGCTGGCCGCCTTCATCTGGTTCGGCGCCACCCAGGCGTTGCGCGGCGCCCGGGTGCGTGCCCGCATCCCCAAGGTCAACGCCCGCGCCCTGGCCAGGCGGGCCATCGCGGTGACCGGTGACGTGCCGCTGGCCGAGGCCCTGCGCCGGGCCGCAGAGGCGCAGGCGGGGGCGATGGTGGTGGTCGACCATGAGGGCCACCCCACGGGCATCGTCAACGAGGTCGCAGTGGAGGCCACTCCGGAGAGCCGCCGCCCCTGGGTGACGACGGGTTCGCTCTCGCGCAGTCTCGAACCGTCGCTGGTGCTGGCCGCCGATCTGGAGGGGGAGCCGCTGATCGACGCCATGCGCGAATCCCCCGCGGGGGAGTATCTCCTGGTGGAGCGCGGTGGCGAGATCTTCGGTGTGCTCGCGACGTCGGACGTGAATCGAGTATTCAGCGGGGTTTAA
- a CDS encoding FHA domain-containing protein, translating into MTDQGFGVVRPLPGNGLVAYVGGLLLVCDAAEAVVEDLLGALRETAASGGDGRSLARRVARILAVVIGEPVACAVAGPVSGGVAVLVSGPAFAAVTGVAGEIQLAGRDALTWSDRLVPGPVTRVELSLPDAGAAHPLSRLDAGVIVAGGVWCDLTEDGAAPQAMSRMEPAASQVQQAAPRMEPVAPAPTPMPAPSERPAAPEWSAPQEAAPPAPYPLGPADPYQPVTAPPMMEPQPQAWHSEPLPVVSPQGPVPSGGPAPAIIHHEEVHHEDIDTARASGMGGDPVDVRDQPFEYELLTPGGSQSAAESLAPAPNSGAEPEARPLVYGVDCKNDHFNDPRVPYCAVCGIALVQRTLVPYKGPRPPLGVLLLDDGLTLRLDTDYLVGRDPERAPEVADGSVRPAKVTSPDGSVSRRHLRVALDGWDVNLVDLGSVNGTQIQPPGDPNFYDIPPNEPVAIQPGTTVRIGVSRTMRYESHRNR; encoded by the coding sequence GTGACCGACCAGGGCTTCGGGGTGGTGCGTCCGCTTCCGGGCAACGGGCTGGTGGCCTACGTGGGCGGCCTGCTGCTGGTGTGCGACGCGGCCGAGGCCGTCGTTGAGGATCTGCTGGGGGCACTGCGGGAGACCGCGGCCTCGGGCGGCGACGGCCGGTCGCTGGCCCGCCGGGTCGCCCGGATCCTCGCCGTCGTGATAGGCGAGCCGGTGGCGTGTGCCGTCGCCGGCCCGGTCAGTGGGGGAGTGGCCGTCCTGGTCAGCGGCCCGGCGTTCGCGGCGGTTACCGGGGTGGCCGGTGAGATCCAGCTCGCCGGGCGTGACGCGCTCACCTGGTCCGACCGGCTGGTTCCCGGCCCGGTGACCCGGGTGGAGTTGAGCCTGCCGGATGCCGGGGCCGCGCACCCGCTGTCCCGGCTGGACGCCGGGGTGATCGTCGCAGGCGGCGTCTGGTGCGACCTGACCGAGGATGGGGCCGCCCCGCAGGCGATGTCGCGGATGGAGCCCGCCGCGTCACAGGTCCAGCAGGCGGCGCCCCGGATGGAGCCCGTGGCCCCCGCGCCCACCCCGATGCCCGCGCCGTCCGAGCGGCCGGCCGCCCCCGAGTGGTCGGCCCCTCAGGAGGCCGCCCCGCCGGCGCCCTACCCCCTGGGCCCGGCGGATCCGTATCAGCCGGTCACCGCTCCGCCGATGATGGAGCCGCAGCCGCAGGCATGGCACTCCGAGCCGCTGCCCGTGGTCTCCCCGCAGGGGCCGGTGCCCTCCGGCGGACCCGCCCCCGCGATCATCCACCACGAAGAGGTCCATCACGAGGACATCGACACCGCCAGGGCCAGCGGGATGGGCGGGGATCCCGTTGACGTCCGCGACCAGCCGTTCGAGTACGAGCTGCTGACGCCCGGCGGTTCACAGTCCGCGGCCGAGTCCCTGGCGCCCGCGCCGAACTCCGGGGCCGAGCCCGAGGCGCGGCCGCTGGTCTACGGGGTCGACTGCAAGAACGACCACTTCAACGACCCCCGCGTGCCCTACTGCGCGGTCTGCGGTATCGCGCTGGTCCAGCGCACCCTGGTTCCCTACAAGGGGCCGCGCCCGCCGCTGGGGGTCCTGCTCCTCGACGACGGCCTCACACTGCGGCTCGACACCGACTACCTGGTGGGCCGCGACCCCGAGCGGGCACCCGAGGTGGCCGACGGCTCCGTGCGCCCGGCCAAGGTCACCAGCCCCGACGGCTCGGTCTCCCGTCGGCATCTGCGGGTGGCGCTGGACGGCTGGGACGTCAACCTGGTCGACCTGGGGTCTGTCAACGGAACCCAGATCCAGCCGCCCGGCGACCCCAACTTCTACGACATCCCGCCGAACGAGCCGGTTGCGATCCAGCCCGGCACCACCGTGCGGATCGGCGTCTCGCGCACCATGCGCTACGAGTCGCATCGCAACCGCTGA
- a CDS encoding cation:proton antiporter yields the protein MDLLLLDLVIVLAAARLFGALARWLGQPPVIGEIVAGILLGPTLLGPLIGDKLFGPEMRPPLQALANVGLVLFMFVVGLELDQKLVRGKGRIAVTVALGSTVVPFVLGCVLALAIADEHVGGDKTLPFVLFMGAAMAATAFPVLARILTDRGMQRITLGGLALASAAVIDVLAWTVLAVVVGIAGAGESEGQWKVLLALPYALVMFLVVKPLLARMVPAYEKAGRLTPGLLSLVLLGLIGSAWATEWMHVHFIFGAFVFGTVMPREGAERLNHEILERLEQLAVLLLLPMFFVVAGLNVNLRELDLSSLGTLSAILVVAIGGKLLGSYAAARTQRLPARQSWALASLLNTRGLTEIVILTVGLQKGVLDDELYSLMVVMALVTTAMTGPLVRRIYPDRRVARDIAEAERAALGVTAAHRVLLIVPDPPAEQVPLVGLTTTLALSRSPSEVVLGHLRPYPAGRLEVGSGLSSELAELAETLHDLEALAGTARERGSATRVVSRFSADVAGELPELASGARADLLVLPADVPGHAAVRDGSACRVVTVSLPLPEQAEPGSEPGAVAVRYGSGDDAAAHVALTLAMLWDRPLVVTGGNRASALAQRLSRLEVAAESGAIPEGALIVAADTATAPEGAHLLVRTEQDPDPVDWAEAVAALRAPIRQL from the coding sequence ATGGATCTGCTCCTACTCGACCTCGTCATCGTCCTCGCGGCCGCGCGGCTTTTCGGAGCGCTGGCCAGATGGCTCGGCCAGCCACCGGTCATCGGCGAGATCGTGGCCGGCATCCTGCTGGGCCCCACCCTGCTGGGCCCCCTGATCGGTGACAAGCTGTTCGGCCCCGAGATGCGGCCCCCGCTGCAGGCCCTGGCCAACGTCGGCCTGGTGCTGTTCATGTTCGTCGTCGGCCTGGAACTGGACCAGAAGCTGGTCAGGGGCAAGGGCCGGATCGCGGTGACCGTGGCACTCGGCTCGACCGTGGTGCCGTTCGTGCTGGGCTGCGTGCTCGCGCTGGCCATCGCGGACGAGCACGTGGGAGGCGACAAGACCCTGCCGTTCGTGCTGTTCATGGGCGCGGCGATGGCCGCCACCGCGTTCCCGGTGCTGGCACGGATCCTCACCGACCGGGGAATGCAGCGGATCACGCTCGGCGGTCTTGCCCTGGCCTCGGCGGCCGTCATCGACGTGCTCGCCTGGACCGTCCTGGCGGTGGTGGTGGGCATCGCGGGGGCGGGAGAGTCCGAAGGGCAGTGGAAGGTCCTGCTCGCCCTGCCGTACGCACTGGTGATGTTCCTGGTCGTCAAGCCCCTGCTGGCCCGGATGGTGCCCGCGTACGAGAAAGCCGGGCGGCTGACGCCCGGTCTGCTCTCCCTGGTGCTCCTCGGTCTGATCGGATCGGCCTGGGCCACCGAGTGGATGCACGTCCACTTCATCTTCGGGGCGTTCGTGTTCGGCACGGTGATGCCCCGCGAGGGGGCGGAACGGCTCAACCACGAGATCCTGGAACGGCTGGAACAGCTCGCCGTACTGCTGCTGTTGCCGATGTTCTTCGTCGTGGCGGGGCTCAACGTCAACCTGCGCGAGCTCGACCTGTCCAGCCTCGGCACGCTCTCCGCGATCCTGGTCGTCGCGATCGGCGGCAAGCTGCTCGGCTCCTACGCCGCCGCACGGACGCAGCGGCTGCCCGCCCGGCAGTCCTGGGCACTGGCCTCCCTGCTCAACACGCGAGGGCTCACCGAGATCGTCATCCTCACCGTCGGCCTGCAGAAGGGCGTGCTCGACGACGAGCTCTACTCGCTGATGGTGGTCATGGCCCTCGTCACGACCGCGATGACCGGCCCGCTGGTACGCAGGATCTACCCCGACAGGCGGGTGGCCCGCGACATCGCCGAAGCCGAACGTGCCGCCCTTGGCGTGACCGCCGCCCACCGGGTGCTGTTGATCGTCCCCGATCCCCCCGCCGAGCAGGTCCCGCTGGTCGGCCTGACCACCACCCTGGCCCTGTCCAGGTCGCCGTCCGAGGTGGTCCTGGGCCACCTGCGGCCCTACCCTGCGGGCCGCCTGGAGGTCGGCAGCGGCCTTTCCTCGGAGCTGGCCGAGCTGGCCGAGACCCTCCACGACCTGGAGGCGCTGGCCGGTACCGCCCGCGAGCGCGGCTCGGCCACCAGGGTGGTGAGCCGGTTCAGCGCGGATGTGGCGGGCGAGCTGCCCGAGCTGGCCTCCGGTGCCCGAGCCGACCTGCTGGTGCTGCCCGCCGACGTCCCCGGCCATGCCGCCGTGCGCGACGGCTCGGCCTGCCGCGTGGTGACCGTGTCGCTGCCCCTGCCTGAGCAGGCCGAGCCCGGCTCCGAGCCGGGAGCGGTCGCGGTGCGTTACGGCTCCGGTGACGACGCGGCCGCCCACGTGGCGCTCACCCTCGCGATGCTGTGGGACCGGCCGCTGGTCGTCACCGGCGGGAACCGGGCCTCCGCTCTGGCCCAGCGGCTGTCCAGACTCGAGGTGGCGGCCGAATCGGGCGCGATCCCCGAGGGCGCGCTGATCGTGGCCGCCGACACCGCGACCGCCCCGGAGGGCGCGCACCTGCTGGTCCGCACCGAGCAGGACCCCGACCCGGTCGACTGGGCCGAGGCCGTCGCCGCCCTGCGTGCCCCGATCCGGCAGCTGTGA
- a CDS encoding serine/threonine-protein kinase translates to MEGIADYEFIRSLGAGNHGEFYLAKRPERLPVEADLVAVKVVGGTGSDAFRRATRELKAFAAVRSPYLVRLYDAGQQGGVFYYSMEYLPDGSLARPAARPSREQVLRSIACVSHAAQALHEEGIVHRDIRPGNVLLADDGGKLSDLGLSQVLTPGATVTGMGDIGSVEFTDPTLLQGETPTPAGDVWSLGATLHWAVSGVGLYGRLPTHDPLLTLRKVYSTSPSIDPGLEPELSDLVQACLGDVAKRPTARGVADRLYALLA, encoded by the coding sequence GTGGAGGGCATCGCCGACTATGAGTTCATCCGGTCGCTGGGGGCGGGTAATCACGGTGAGTTCTATTTGGCGAAAAGGCCCGAGCGGTTACCCGTCGAGGCGGATCTGGTAGCGGTGAAGGTGGTGGGGGGCACGGGGAGCGACGCCTTCCGCCGCGCCACGAGAGAGTTGAAGGCGTTCGCCGCGGTGCGCTCTCCGTACCTGGTGCGGCTCTACGACGCCGGCCAGCAGGGCGGGGTGTTCTACTACTCGATGGAATATCTGCCGGACGGCTCGCTGGCGCGTCCTGCGGCGCGGCCGTCGCGGGAGCAGGTGCTGCGCTCGATCGCCTGCGTCTCCCATGCGGCGCAGGCACTGCACGAGGAGGGCATCGTCCATCGCGACATCCGCCCCGGCAACGTGCTGCTCGCAGACGACGGGGGCAAGCTCTCCGACCTGGGCCTTTCGCAGGTGCTGACGCCGGGCGCGACGGTGACCGGGATGGGAGACATCGGTTCGGTGGAGTTCACCGACCCCACGCTGCTGCAGGGGGAGACACCCACGCCCGCGGGCGACGTGTGGTCGCTGGGCGCGACGCTGCACTGGGCGGTGAGCGGTGTCGGGCTCTACGGGAGGCTGCCCACCCACGACCCGCTGCTGACCCTTCGAAAGGTGTACAGCACGTCGCCGTCGATCGATCCCGGGTTGGAGCCCGAGCTGTCGGATCTCGTCCAGGCATGCCTTGGCGACGTGGCCAAGCGGCCCACCGCGCGAGGGGTGGCCGACCGGCTCTACGCCCTGCTGGCCTGA
- a CDS encoding TetR family transcriptional regulator C-terminal domain-containing protein, which produces MTERLLALVDGLSAHRLLYPDRLGTARLERVLNAELDRLRPTGT; this is translated from the coding sequence GTGACCGAGCGGCTGCTCGCCCTGGTCGACGGGCTGAGTGCGCACCGCCTGCTCTACCCCGACAGGCTCGGCACCGCACGCCTGGAGCGGGTGCTCAACGCGGAACTGGACCGCCTGCGCCCCACCGGCACATAA